In a genomic window of Nodosilinea sp. PGN35:
- a CDS encoding penicillin-binding protein 2, with the protein MATPTRASARRNQRLAQQRQLLAAKMQVVAWRRVVVVWLLLMLALVGIGGRLVYLQLLQGETLSALAEQQRSLPTLVRQARYPIVDRFGSVLATDQVAYTLYMHPKLFKQSLVEVTEALAPVVAMPQNELLTLLNQQPSGIRFPGQLSEAVGDRIRTLRIDGLELVPQQQRFYPQQELFAPILGFINLDGKPQAGLEMTYAEQLAIAAPPSVDSAVPSLVRGSSPNASLRLTLDSRLQRIAQQELEAVVQAYDAQRGTVMVMDAPTGEILTLASVPTYDPNRYYEADISAFRTWPVSDTYEPGSTFKPINVAIALEDQVISPDDVINDSGRIQFGKWLIKNSDYSEVGARGPISITDILKYSSNVGMVQIMQKMAASNYFSWLERLTLGQPTEIDLPSEASGQMKPRDKFINSQVETATTSFGQGFALTPVKMLQLLATLANGGNLVTPHIVEGMVAEDGTYLWQTEHAAPKAVFSLQTTQQVLAMMEAVVAEGTGKPAQIEGYRIAGKTGTAQKVNNSTGYSSARITSFVGIAPVEAPRYVVLAVIDEPIGENAYGSTVAAPLVKRVMESLLVLQGVSPSRPSEIQ; encoded by the coding sequence ATGGCCACCCCTACTCGTGCTTCTGCTCGGCGCAACCAGAGACTAGCTCAGCAACGTCAACTGTTGGCCGCCAAAATGCAGGTGGTGGCGTGGCGGCGCGTCGTTGTCGTCTGGCTGCTGTTGATGCTGGCCTTAGTCGGGATTGGCGGGCGGCTAGTCTACTTACAACTGCTGCAAGGGGAGACCTTGAGCGCTCTAGCCGAACAGCAGCGATCGCTGCCGACGCTGGTTCGCCAAGCTCGTTACCCAATTGTCGATCGTTTCGGTAGCGTCCTGGCTACTGACCAGGTTGCTTACACTCTTTATATGCATCCCAAGCTGTTTAAGCAGTCTCTCGTTGAGGTAACCGAGGCATTGGCCCCTGTGGTGGCTATGCCACAGAATGAACTCCTGACTTTACTTAACCAGCAACCCTCTGGTATTCGCTTTCCGGGTCAACTGTCAGAGGCGGTGGGCGATCGCATTCGGACATTACGCATTGATGGCCTAGAGTTGGTGCCTCAGCAACAGCGGTTTTACCCCCAGCAAGAACTCTTTGCCCCGATCTTAGGGTTCATCAATCTCGATGGGAAACCTCAGGCCGGGTTAGAGATGACCTATGCCGAACAACTTGCGATCGCTGCGCCCCCATCGGTCGATTCGGCGGTGCCGTCATTAGTGCGTGGGTCATCCCCAAACGCAAGCCTGCGCCTGACGCTTGACAGCCGCCTGCAGCGCATTGCCCAGCAAGAACTAGAGGCGGTGGTTCAAGCCTATGACGCCCAGCGAGGTACCGTAATGGTGATGGACGCCCCTACTGGAGAAATCTTAACCCTGGCCAGCGTGCCCACCTATGACCCCAATCGCTACTACGAAGCCGACATCAGCGCCTTTCGCACTTGGCCAGTGAGCGACACCTACGAACCTGGCTCGACCTTTAAGCCGATCAATGTTGCGATCGCCCTAGAAGATCAAGTGATTTCCCCTGATGACGTGATTAACGACAGCGGACGCATACAGTTTGGTAAGTGGTTGATTAAAAACAGCGACTACAGCGAGGTCGGAGCCCGAGGCCCCATTTCAATTACCGATATCCTCAAATATTCCAGCAATGTGGGCATGGTGCAGATCATGCAAAAAATGGCGGCTTCCAACTACTTTAGCTGGCTAGAACGCCTGACTTTAGGGCAGCCTACAGAGATTGACTTGCCGTCGGAAGCCTCTGGGCAAATGAAACCCCGAGACAAATTTATCAACAGTCAGGTCGAAACGGCCACTACTTCATTTGGTCAAGGGTTTGCGCTGACACCGGTAAAAATGCTGCAACTGCTGGCCACCTTAGCCAATGGTGGGAACCTGGTAACTCCTCACATTGTCGAGGGTATGGTGGCAGAAGACGGTACCTATCTGTGGCAGACCGAACATGCCGCTCCTAAAGCTGTCTTCTCCCTACAAACCACCCAACAGGTGCTCGCCATGATGGAAGCAGTGGTCGCTGAGGGAACCGGTAAACCTGCCCAAATTGAGGGCTACCGGATTGCTGGAAAAACGGGCACAGCCCAAAAAGTTAACAACTCAACTGGTTATAGTTCTGCCCGCATCACTAGCTTTGTGGGCATTGCGCCCGTAGAAGCCCCACGCTATGTGGTGTTAGCGGTCATTGACGAGCCCATTGGCGAGAACGCCTACGGCTCGACAGTAGCAGCTCCTCTGGTTAAACGGGTGATGGAGTCGCTATTGGTGCTCCAGGGAGTATCTCCGAGTCGCCCTAGCGAAATTCAGTGA
- a CDS encoding M23 family metallopeptidase has protein sequence MGPVTISSRGVSLGDTTIVSRAQLNEKLRPLNILRRGNEEYVFPLSIPAPITSLFGWRMHPVHQNWRFHAGTDLGSPAGTPVLATRSGKVAVADHLGGYGLTVILRHDDGDLESRYAHLSKLAVQAGEWVEQGEVIGLVGSTGTATGPNLHFEIRQLTSQGWIAADAKNILDDGIADLLNVINNPLQALGVDTADEASGSPAPADYPFRPAQPNAS, from the coding sequence GTGGGGCCTGTTACTATCAGCTCGCGCGGCGTTAGCTTAGGCGACACCACCATCGTTAGCCGAGCCCAGCTAAATGAAAAGCTGCGGCCCTTAAACATCCTCCGGCGCGGCAATGAGGAATATGTTTTCCCCCTGTCTATTCCAGCTCCAATCACCTCGCTGTTCGGCTGGCGGATGCATCCCGTCCATCAAAACTGGCGGTTTCACGCTGGCACCGACTTGGGATCTCCTGCTGGCACCCCGGTTTTAGCAACCCGCTCAGGCAAGGTTGCAGTAGCCGATCACCTTGGCGGCTATGGTCTAACGGTAATTCTGCGCCACGATGATGGAGATTTGGAGTCTCGCTATGCCCATTTGTCCAAGCTGGCCGTGCAGGCTGGGGAATGGGTTGAGCAGGGGGAGGTGATTGGTCTGGTGGGCAGCACCGGCACGGCGACTGGCCCAAACCTGCACTTTGAAATTCGCCAGCTAACTAGTCAGGGCTGGATAGCAGCAGATGCCAAAAATATCTTGGACGACGGCATTGCTGACCTGCTCAACGTTATCAACAACCCCTTGCAGGCATTGGGAGTGGATACCGCCGATGAAGCCAGTGGTTCACCGGCTCCCGCCGACTATCCCTTCCGCCCGGCCCAGCCAAACGCCAGCTAG
- a CDS encoding tetratricopeptide repeat protein, translated as MRRTGKQLGLVGVAMGGLLAVAFPVGAHSPGQAFSEQAQRDELADLLESGAELVEAGDLAEALSRYQHAVSLDEDNAKIFSAIGYLQARQGNFRESIAAFQTAIGLESDNLAFYFGLAYAQSSLGEYDAAGNAYRQILQLQPDNQQARLGLGAALFQTAAFEEALAIYRTVLQQDPNHPQAAESIGLILLQQGNTDAAIAALERAAALAPQASQIQMNLGLAHLKAGDMASALTSFNTAAAEDPRNADIRMQIGYLLWQQGNLDAALESYQQAARLQPDSVIAHDAIADLYFEQQEVLMTIVAHREVLELDPDHAPGYYHLGVALEARGRRAEAIEALQRAKTLLLEQENSEDAQIVDQLLQKLQSS; from the coding sequence TTGAGACGTACAGGTAAACAATTGGGCCTGGTTGGCGTGGCGATGGGAGGTCTGTTGGCCGTAGCCTTTCCGGTAGGTGCCCACAGCCCCGGCCAGGCGTTCAGCGAGCAGGCCCAGCGCGATGAACTCGCTGACTTGCTAGAGTCGGGGGCAGAGCTGGTCGAAGCCGGGGATTTAGCTGAGGCGCTATCTCGTTATCAGCATGCGGTTAGCCTGGATGAAGACAATGCCAAAATCTTCTCGGCCATTGGCTACCTTCAGGCTCGCCAGGGCAACTTTCGAGAGTCTATTGCCGCCTTTCAAACCGCCATTGGGCTAGAGTCTGACAATCTGGCCTTTTATTTCGGCTTGGCCTATGCCCAAAGCAGCTTAGGCGAGTACGATGCAGCAGGCAACGCCTACCGGCAAATCCTACAATTGCAGCCCGATAACCAGCAGGCTCGGTTGGGGCTGGGGGCGGCGCTGTTTCAAACCGCAGCCTTTGAAGAGGCTTTAGCAATTTACCGGACGGTGTTGCAGCAAGACCCCAACCACCCGCAAGCCGCCGAATCTATCGGCCTGATTTTGCTCCAGCAGGGCAATACCGATGCGGCGATCGCGGCTTTAGAACGGGCCGCTGCCCTGGCACCTCAGGCCAGCCAAATACAGATGAACCTGGGCCTGGCCCACCTCAAAGCAGGGGATATGGCGTCTGCTCTCACCTCATTTAACACGGCAGCGGCAGAAGACCCCCGCAACGCCGATATTCGCATGCAGATTGGTTACCTACTCTGGCAGCAGGGGAATCTAGATGCCGCCCTAGAAAGCTATCAGCAGGCGGCCCGGCTTCAGCCTGACTCGGTAATTGCCCACGATGCGATCGCCGATCTCTACTTCGAGCAGCAAGAGGTGCTGATGACCATCGTCGCCCACCGCGAAGTGCTCGAACTAGATCCTGATCATGCCCCTGGTTACTACCATCTGGGCGTTGCGCTAGAGGCGCGGGGCCGTCGAGCAGAGGCGATCGAGGCGCTGCAACGGGCAAAGACATTACTTCTGGAGCAAGAAAACAGTGAAGATGCCCAGATTGTTGATCAGCTGCTGCAAAAACTCCAATCGTCGTAG
- a CDS encoding vitamin K epoxide reductase family protein, translated as MPRKQATPWIHRYARPLMAGLAAVGAVITAYLTINKLTGSATACPTRGCDIVLSSPYATVFGQPLALFGFLAYVGMAVIAIAPLLVNGAEQKDLRDKLTRLTQPLLLIGGTAMMVFSGYLMYLLTAEIKAVCLYCVGSALLSTSLFLLALIGQNWSDLSQPFFIGSITAFLVVVGTLGVYANVNNPVAEGGSGDQLGPAITTQSGPAEMALAQHLADTGAIFYGAWWCPHCHDQKQLFGQEASQVMPYVECATPEGQEQTPECQEAGITGYPTWEINGERLSGTQTLEELAQLSGYTGSTTFQNSI; from the coding sequence ATGCCGCGTAAACAAGCTACTCCCTGGATTCATCGCTATGCCCGCCCTCTGATGGCGGGGTTAGCGGCGGTTGGCGCTGTCATCACCGCCTACTTAACGATCAACAAGCTCACGGGTAGCGCCACGGCCTGCCCTACTAGGGGCTGTGACATTGTGCTCTCTAGCCCCTATGCCACGGTGTTTGGCCAGCCGCTGGCCCTGTTTGGGTTTCTGGCTTACGTGGGCATGGCGGTGATCGCGATCGCCCCGCTGCTGGTCAATGGGGCTGAGCAAAAAGACCTCAGAGATAAACTCACTCGATTGACCCAACCCCTGCTGCTGATCGGCGGCACCGCCATGATGGTCTTTAGCGGCTACCTCATGTATCTGCTTACCGCAGAAATCAAAGCCGTATGCCTTTACTGCGTCGGCTCAGCTCTCCTCTCCACCAGCCTGTTTTTGCTTGCCCTCATCGGCCAAAATTGGTCTGATCTATCTCAACCCTTCTTTATTGGCAGCATTACAGCATTCTTGGTGGTAGTGGGCACCCTGGGCGTCTATGCCAATGTCAACAACCCAGTCGCCGAGGGCGGCTCGGGCGATCAGCTGGGGCCTGCCATTACCACCCAGTCTGGCCCGGCTGAAATGGCCTTGGCCCAGCACCTGGCCGACACTGGTGCTATTTTCTATGGAGCCTGGTGGTGCCCCCACTGCCACGACCAAAAGCAGTTGTTTGGCCAGGAAGCCAGTCAGGTTATGCCCTACGTTGAGTGCGCCACCCCCGAGGGGCAAGAGCAAACTCCCGAGTGCCAGGAAGCTGGCATTACCGGCTATCCCACCTGGGAAATTAATGGTGAACGCCTGTCGGGGACGCAAACCCTGGAGGAACTCGCCCAACTCTCGGGCTATACCGGCTCCACCACCTTTCAAAATTCGATTTAG
- a CDS encoding heavy metal translocating P-type ATPase: protein MADSHSHACCDSSGPIPKDEVAAHDGCCGSDHGHSHDSAEFNLRQELTPIAIAAILFLIGLIFNERLHNTPFAVAEYAVLIPAYLISGWTVLTTAGRNILRGRIFDENFLMTIATLGAIAIHEIPEAVAVMLFFQVGELFQGYSVGRSRRSIKALLEVRPDTANLSVDGDIRAVAPETVRVGDVIVVRPGEKVPLDGNILEGKSLVDTSALTGESLPRTVAPGETVLAGMINQSGLLTVQVTKPFGESSIARILELVENASSKKADTEKFITRFARYYTPVVVFLSLAVAILPPLFIEGATQAQWVYRALVLLVISCPCGLVISIPLGYFGGVGGAAKRGILVKGSTYLDTLAQVKTVVFDKTGTLTQGNFRVTNVVTHNGLKKHQLLELAAQVESQSTHPVAQSIRQAYGQTVDISGVQDYEEIAGHGIRAQVNGRTVLAGNDRLLHRENIPHDVCTVDGTVAHLAVDGEYSGRIIIADELKKDAVEAIQALHAQGIQTAMLTGDSQSVADSIAKKLGLDQYRAELLPEDKVNALEEFLQRASQTKSKVAFVGDGINDAPVIARADVGIAMGGLGSDAAIETADVVIMTDAPSKVAVAIQIAHKTRRIVWQNISLAMAVKALFIALGAIGLATLWEAVFADVGVALLAILNAGRIIRHPQ, encoded by the coding sequence ATGGCAGACTCTCACTCCCATGCTTGTTGCGATAGCTCCGGCCCGATCCCTAAGGATGAGGTGGCCGCCCATGACGGCTGCTGCGGGTCTGACCACGGCCACAGCCACGATTCAGCAGAGTTTAACCTGCGGCAAGAGCTAACCCCGATCGCGATCGCCGCCATTCTCTTCCTCATTGGGCTAATTTTCAATGAGCGGCTGCACAACACCCCCTTCGCTGTTGCCGAGTACGCGGTGTTGATTCCGGCTTATCTCATCAGCGGCTGGACTGTGCTGACTACGGCGGGGCGCAACATTCTGCGGGGGCGCATCTTTGACGAAAACTTTCTGATGACGATCGCAACTCTGGGAGCGATCGCTATCCACGAAATTCCCGAAGCCGTGGCGGTAATGCTGTTCTTTCAGGTGGGGGAACTGTTTCAGGGCTACTCGGTAGGGCGATCGCGCCGCTCGATCAAAGCTCTGCTAGAGGTACGGCCCGACACCGCTAACCTCAGCGTTGACGGCGACATTCGCGCGGTTGCCCCCGAGACCGTGCGGGTTGGGGATGTGATTGTGGTGCGCCCCGGCGAAAAGGTGCCCCTGGATGGCAACATTCTGGAGGGCAAATCCCTGGTCGATACCTCCGCCCTGACGGGTGAATCGTTGCCCCGCACCGTTGCCCCTGGCGAAACCGTGCTGGCCGGGATGATCAACCAGTCGGGGCTGCTGACGGTGCAGGTGACCAAACCCTTTGGCGAGTCGTCAATCGCCAGAATTTTAGAACTAGTCGAAAACGCTAGCAGCAAAAAAGCCGACACCGAAAAATTCATCACCCGCTTTGCCCGGTATTACACCCCGGTGGTGGTGTTTCTCTCCCTGGCGGTGGCGATTTTGCCACCCTTGTTCATTGAGGGGGCTACCCAGGCCCAGTGGGTCTATCGCGCCCTGGTGCTGCTGGTGATCTCCTGCCCCTGTGGGTTAGTGATTAGCATTCCCCTCGGCTACTTTGGCGGCGTGGGCGGTGCGGCCAAGCGCGGCATTTTAGTCAAAGGCTCCACCTATTTAGACACCCTGGCCCAGGTGAAAACGGTTGTGTTCGACAAAACCGGCACCCTCACCCAGGGCAACTTTCGCGTGACGAATGTGGTGACCCACAACGGCCTGAAGAAGCACCAGCTACTGGAGTTAGCCGCCCAGGTCGAGTCGCAGTCCACCCATCCGGTGGCCCAGTCAATTCGTCAAGCCTACGGGCAGACCGTCGATATCTCCGGCGTACAAGACTACGAAGAAATTGCCGGTCATGGCATTCGGGCACAAGTCAATGGCCGGACGGTACTAGCCGGAAATGATCGCCTGTTGCACCGAGAAAACATTCCCCATGATGTTTGCACCGTAGACGGCACCGTGGCCCACCTGGCTGTGGATGGCGAATATAGTGGCCGCATTATCATTGCCGATGAGCTGAAAAAAGACGCCGTCGAGGCCATTCAGGCGCTTCATGCTCAAGGTATTCAGACAGCGATGTTGACTGGCGATAGTCAGTCGGTGGCCGATAGCATCGCCAAGAAGCTGGGCCTCGACCAGTATCGAGCCGAACTGCTGCCCGAAGACAAGGTAAATGCCTTAGAAGAATTCTTGCAGCGTGCCAGCCAAACTAAGAGCAAAGTGGCCTTTGTGGGCGACGGCATCAACGATGCCCCAGTCATCGCTCGGGCTGATGTGGGCATTGCTATGGGCGGGCTTGGCTCCGATGCGGCGATAGAAACCGCTGACGTGGTGATAATGACCGATGCGCCCTCAAAGGTGGCCGTAGCAATTCAAATCGCCCACAAAACCCGGCGCATTGTTTGGCAGAACATTAGTCTTGCCATGGCCGTCAAAGCCCTCTTTATTGCCCTGGGGGCGATCGGCTTGGCCACCCTTTGGGAAGCCGTGTTTGCCGATGTGGGCGTGGCTCTGCTCGCCATCCTAAATGCGGGTCGAATTATTCGGCACCCTCAATAA
- a CDS encoding M23 family metallopeptidase produces MTPLRNLNHPRRRLRFLKVAFCLGLGLFLTLHWPSSSAPALAQDTVTFWRQASFPVENFQAYTSAFGYRTSPTGGGGSQFHYGLDLAAPQGSFVRNWWSGKVIEVSDHTTCGTSAVIRSGQWEHRYCHMSGRVEVSNGKRYLVDSDGGIRYEQGQDLPTGVRLGRVGMTGRTTGPHLHWMLKYDGNWVDPGLVLRAMYDAQQAG; encoded by the coding sequence GTGACACCACTGAGAAACCTAAACCATCCCCGGCGTCGCCTCAGGTTTTTGAAGGTAGCGTTTTGTCTTGGCCTGGGGCTCTTTCTTACCCTGCACTGGCCTAGTTCATCGGCTCCGGCCCTCGCCCAAGACACGGTTACGTTTTGGCGGCAGGCGTCCTTCCCCGTCGAAAATTTTCAGGCTTACACCTCTGCCTTTGGCTACAGAACCTCTCCCACTGGCGGCGGGGGCTCTCAGTTTCACTACGGGTTAGACTTGGCCGCGCCCCAGGGCAGCTTTGTGCGCAACTGGTGGAGCGGTAAGGTGATCGAGGTATCAGACCACACCACCTGTGGCACCTCTGCCGTCATTCGGTCGGGCCAGTGGGAGCACCGCTATTGCCACATGAGCGGTCGAGTCGAAGTTTCAAACGGCAAGCGCTATTTGGTCGATTCAGACGGGGGCATTCGCTATGAGCAGGGACAAGACTTGCCCACTGGGGTACGGCTGGGCCGCGTCGGCATGACGGGGCGCACCACTGGCCCTCACCTCCACTGGATGCTGAAATACGACGGCAACTGGGTTGACCCTGGGTTGGTGCTAAGGGCCATGTATGACGCTCAGCAAGCAGGTTAA
- a CDS encoding CPBP family intramembrane glutamic endopeptidase translates to MPLYAWLGTDGSLSVIPLVLLYVLFMVGLVPWGHRVHGQTQPLRAHGLEASARYGRELAIGVGVGLVSLGLLFTLEGWLGWLTWQPAPPTLGRIALEGLLVGLGVGLAEELLFRGWLLDELRYDWGFTPALWASGTIYAALHFIKPWEAIVKELPSFPGLLLLGLTLGWARQRTAGRLGLALGLHGGLVAGYYLIDVGDLAIYTERVPEWVTGLNQNPLAGAMGVLFLSLIAMGLRYWPKAFDRSADYK, encoded by the coding sequence TTGCCTCTCTACGCGTGGCTGGGCACCGATGGCTCTCTGAGCGTTATTCCGTTAGTTTTGCTCTACGTCTTGTTTATGGTTGGGCTGGTGCCATGGGGTCACCGTGTGCATGGGCAAACTCAACCGCTACGCGCCCACGGTCTGGAGGCATCGGCCCGCTATGGGCGAGAGCTGGCGATTGGGGTAGGCGTGGGTCTGGTGAGCCTGGGGCTGCTGTTTACCCTAGAGGGCTGGCTCGGTTGGCTCACCTGGCAACCGGCACCGCCCACCCTAGGGCGAATTGCCCTGGAGGGATTGCTGGTGGGCCTAGGCGTTGGCCTGGCCGAAGAACTGCTCTTTCGCGGCTGGCTGCTGGATGAACTGCGCTACGACTGGGGCTTTACCCCGGCACTGTGGGCCAGCGGCACGATCTATGCGGCGCTGCACTTTATCAAACCCTGGGAGGCCATTGTGAAAGAGCTGCCTAGCTTTCCGGGGCTACTGCTGTTGGGGCTGACTCTGGGCTGGGCACGCCAGCGCACTGCCGGACGCCTGGGGTTGGCCCTTGGGCTGCATGGGGGGCTGGTGGCGGGCTATTACTTGATCGATGTGGGCGATTTGGCGATCTACACCGAGCGAGTGCCGGAATGGGTGACGGGTCTGAACCAAAACCCGCTAGCCGGAGCAATGGGCGTCTTGTTTCTATCTCTTATTGCCATGGGCCTACGGTACTGGCCTAAGGCGTTTGATCGGAGTGCTGACTACAAGTGA
- a CDS encoding metalloregulator ArsR/SmtB family transcription factor gives MANSRSTENSTIQAVDAPSCDESLVHLDNVRQVQPEVLSTEKAQRMAEFFSALSDPHRLKLLSALAQQELCVCDLAAAVKMGESAVSHQLRVLRSQRLVTYRRQGRNVYYGLADDHIMTLYREVAQHLDE, from the coding sequence ATGGCTAATTCTCGCTCTACAGAGAACTCTACAATTCAAGCCGTTGATGCCCCCAGTTGTGACGAGTCGCTGGTGCATTTAGACAACGTGCGCCAGGTGCAGCCCGAGGTGCTAAGCACCGAGAAGGCCCAGCGAATGGCGGAGTTTTTTAGCGCTCTCTCTGACCCCCACCGGCTCAAGCTGCTGTCGGCCCTAGCCCAGCAAGAACTCTGCGTGTGCGATCTGGCCGCTGCGGTGAAGATGGGTGAATCGGCGGTGTCGCACCAGCTGCGGGTGCTGCGATCGCAGCGTCTAGTCACCTACCGTCGTCAAGGCCGCAACGTCTACTATGGCCTGGCTGACGATCATATTATGACTCTCTATCGGGAAGTGGCCCAACACCTGGATGAGTAG
- a CDS encoding tetratricopeptide repeat protein — protein MQIQRTLAIALGMAVVVAPGSAVGMRPAHAVEQAAVNLLNQGRQQAEQGQLEAAIATYSQVIQADATSAEAYFYRGIAYHDLGDYQLAIADFSRALQLRPDHPETLYNRGEAHAHMTNAEAAIADLTQAIALAPDVVQPYLDRGLVFAATGNLPQALSDLDSAIALDPDNADAHYNRGKIYTELGNGAAALSDFNTALRLNPELAEAYGNRGVLQYQLGDPQAAMVDLRQAAALFQAQGDRQGYQQTLYFMQQVQQGSGPTP, from the coding sequence ATGCAGATCCAGAGAACGTTAGCGATCGCCCTAGGAATGGCCGTTGTGGTAGCTCCTGGAAGTGCAGTGGGGATGCGGCCTGCCCATGCGGTGGAGCAAGCTGCCGTCAATCTCCTAAATCAGGGCCGCCAGCAGGCGGAGCAGGGGCAGCTAGAGGCGGCGATCGCCACCTACAGCCAGGTGATTCAAGCCGATGCCACCAGTGCCGAAGCCTATTTCTATCGCGGCATTGCCTACCACGACCTGGGCGATTATCAGCTCGCCATCGCTGACTTTTCGCGAGCGCTTCAGCTTCGCCCCGACCATCCAGAAACCCTATACAACCGGGGTGAGGCCCACGCTCACATGACCAATGCCGAGGCGGCGATCGCCGATCTGACCCAGGCCATTGCGCTCGCCCCTGACGTTGTCCAGCCCTATCTAGATCGCGGCCTTGTCTTCGCGGCCACTGGCAACTTACCCCAGGCTCTCAGCGACCTAGACTCCGCAATTGCCCTGGACCCCGACAACGCCGATGCCCACTACAACCGAGGCAAAATTTATACCGAACTGGGCAATGGCGCAGCCGCCCTCTCAGACTTCAACACAGCGCTCCGCCTCAATCCTGAGCTGGCTGAAGCCTACGGCAATCGCGGTGTCTTGCAGTACCAGCTCGGCGACCCTCAAGCTGCTATGGTCGATTTGCGCCAGGCGGCGGCGCTATTTCAGGCCCAGGGTGATCGCCAAGGCTATCAGCAAACCCTGTACTTCATGCAGCAGGTGCAGCAGGGAAGCGGGCCAACCCCGTGA
- a CDS encoding N-acetylmuramoyl-L-alanine amidase, with amino-acid sequence MKQYRPLVSLIGMVGGLLLALPVEAAQFRTWRFDPQQNRLEFSTDAAVLPRAQLLFNPTRIVVDLPDTTLEQRTINQAVGGAVQAIRIGQFDAQTTRLVIELAPGYTLNPDQVVVRGETPQQWVVQLPPPQGGTPPQATPSRVNATPVAGAATQVEGVRTTPDGFFIRTSGVSPNLTVERVSDTQVVLQIENATVAAALTGETLPANRFGVTAWDIQPVSAAVPTLQITLTVPANSADWQASVSNGSGIVILPPRGVAIAAVPASPAVAPAQAPTAASPPIAVQPPPQAPVVPPQPEPAIPATPAVPPPGSSIPKQAVTIVIDPGHGGRDPGAIGVGGLREKDVTSAIAYEVARILEQSGAQVILTRSDDREIGLEPRVQVAEQANADLFVSIHANSISLSRPEVNGLETYYHSSGNRLAQVIHQSVLSLVAMPDRGVRQARFHVLVNTSMPSVLVETGFVTGAQDARNFNDPAWRSRMAQGIAAGILQYAQRSL; translated from the coding sequence ATGAAACAATACCGACCTCTGGTGAGCCTAATCGGCATGGTAGGTGGGCTACTGCTGGCGCTTCCAGTCGAAGCAGCTCAGTTTAGGACTTGGCGCTTTGACCCTCAGCAAAACCGGCTAGAGTTTTCGACCGATGCCGCCGTGCTGCCCAGGGCGCAGCTTTTGTTTAACCCCACCCGCATTGTGGTGGATTTGCCCGACACCACCCTAGAGCAGCGGACGATTAACCAGGCCGTTGGCGGCGCTGTTCAAGCCATTCGCATCGGGCAGTTCGATGCCCAAACTACCCGGCTGGTCATTGAGCTAGCCCCTGGCTACACCCTAAATCCAGACCAGGTCGTGGTACGGGGGGAAACGCCGCAGCAGTGGGTGGTGCAATTGCCCCCGCCTCAGGGTGGAACGCCCCCTCAGGCCACCCCCAGCCGAGTCAATGCCACCCCAGTCGCTGGGGCCGCCACCCAGGTCGAAGGGGTGCGCACCACCCCCGACGGCTTTTTCATTCGCACGTCTGGAGTGAGCCCTAACCTGACGGTAGAGCGAGTCAGTGATACTCAGGTGGTGCTCCAGATCGAAAATGCCACCGTGGCAGCGGCTCTAACCGGCGAAACACTACCTGCCAATAGGTTCGGGGTCACCGCCTGGGATATTCAGCCAGTAAGCGCAGCGGTACCGACCCTACAAATTACCCTGACGGTGCCCGCCAACAGCGCTGACTGGCAGGCTTCGGTGAGCAACGGCAGCGGCATCGTAATTTTGCCCCCTCGGGGAGTCGCCATCGCCGCCGTTCCAGCCAGCCCAGCCGTGGCACCGGCTCAGGCACCGACTGCAGCTTCGCCCCCCATTGCCGTACAGCCACCGCCTCAAGCTCCGGTGGTGCCACCCCAGCCTGAGCCCGCAATCCCGGCTACTCCAGCGGTGCCACCACCGGGCAGCAGCATTCCCAAGCAGGCCGTCACGATTGTAATCGACCCAGGCCATGGCGGTCGCGATCCGGGGGCGATCGGCGTGGGTGGCCTGCGAGAAAAAGATGTGACCTCTGCGATCGCCTACGAAGTCGCCAGAATTTTAGAACAAAGCGGTGCGCAGGTGATTCTGACTCGCTCCGATGATCGAGAAATCGGCCTAGAGCCTCGGGTGCAAGTTGCCGAGCAGGCCAATGCCGATCTCTTTGTTAGCATTCACGCCAACTCCATCAGCCTGAGCAGGCCCGAGGTAAACGGGCTTGAGACCTACTACCACAGTTCAGGGAATCGTCTCGCCCAGGTGATTCATCAGTCTGTTTTGAGTCTGGTGGCCATGCCCGATCGCGGGGTGCGCCAGGCTCGTTTTCACGTTCTTGTAAACACCTCTATGCCGTCGGTTTTGGTCGAGACCGGGTTTGTCACCGGGGCTCAAGATGCCCGTAATTTCAACGACCCAGCCTGGCGCAGCCGCATGGCCCAGGGCATTGCCGCTGGCATTTTGCAGTACGCCCAGCGATCGCTTTAA